The Vibrio gazogenes DNA segment TTTTCTTACGGTTACCACGGTTAACATATCGGTTACTCATCTCTTTGTCTATCCAGCGAGCTTTAACCGTATCGGTAAAGTGAATGTTGATGAGGTCAATAATGCGTTTTTTCAGGCGCTTGTCACGAATTGGCGTCGCAACTTCAATCCGGTGATCGATGTTGCGCGTCATCCAGTCCGCAGAAGAAATATACACCTGCGGATCCCCGTCATTGTGGGTAATGATGACGCGAGGATGCTCCAAAAAGCGGTCTACGATACTAATGATCTGGATGTTGTCGCTGATCCCTTCTATGCCCGGAACCAGAGAACACATGCCACGGATGACCATTTTGATCTGAACTCCGGCAGAACTGGCTTCATAAAGTTTGTTCGTTAACTCGCGATCAACCAGATTATTCACTTTCAAGGTAATGGCGGCTTTCTTATTCGCTTTGGCATTGGCGATTTCATTGTCCAATAATTCATTGAGACGAGAGCGGGAATTCCGGGGCGATACAATCAGATGGCGGAATTTTACCGGCCGATATGGATTTTCAATATAGTCAAATACACTGCGGACTTCATTGGTGATTTCCGGATCAGCGGTTAGCAATGAAAAGTCGGTATAAATCCGAGCGGTTTTTTCATGGAAGTTACCGGTACCAATGTGTGCGTAGCGGATAATGTCTTCTTCCTCTTTACGACTGATCAAAAGTAATTTTGAATGGATCTTGAGCCCCGGAACACCAAAAATGACGTGCACACCGGCTTCAGTCAGGATTCTGGACCATTCGATATTCGCCTCTTCATCGAAGCGGGCTTGTAGTTCAACCACCACGGTCACTTGTTTACCATTCATCACGGCATGGATCAGGGAATGCATCAACTTGGAGTCTTTGGCGACACGATAAATATTGATTTTGATACTCAGAACTTTGGGATCAAATGAGGCTTGCCTGACTAGTTCGGAAATATGTTCGAAAGTGTGATAAGGGTAATACAGCAGAATATCTTGCGCTTTAATCGCATCAAAACTGTTGTCGAAACCGAGAAAGTCAGAACACTTGAGCGGTGGCAGCGGCTTATTTTCCAGGTAGTTCCGCCCGACATTCGGAAATGAAATGAAATCTCTGAAGTTATGATATCGGCCACCGGGGAGCAAGCTATCATAATTGGAAATTTTGAGCTTATCGCACAGAAAATGTAACATCTCTTTCGGCATGGTACTTTCGTAGACAAAGCGCACCGGCATGGCGGTTAAACGCTGACTGAGACCTTCCGACATCTGTTCCAGCAGACTGTGTTCTACCTCATGGCTAAGATCATATTCGGCATCCCGAGTCATCTTGATGGCGTAACCATTGAGTTGATCATACTCGAAGAACCCTCTGAAAATATCATCGAGACAATAGCGGATAATATTATCCAGCAGCATAATTGTTTTACGTTGCTTCCCTTTTTGCTCTGGTACCATGATAAACCGAGGCAGATGGTTGGTCGGAATTTCAATCAGCGCATAGTGAGAGTGTTCATCGGTGTTCAGCTCGACGGCAATGTAAGCATATTCATCTTTAAGAAATTGCAGCATGTCGGCTTCTTCATTGAGTAGCCAAGGCGTAATGTGCTGAATAACTTCACTTTTAAAATATTTTTTGACCCATCGCCCCTGAAACTCGTCCAACTGGGTTTCATTGACTAAAAAGATTCTCCGCCGAGCCATCTCCTTGATCAGATCGTTATACAGTTCTTCGAATTCCAGATTGAGTTTGAGCGCCTTACTTTGCATTTTCGAGAGGAGATGTTTGTAGGAACTGTTGCCGCCGTGTTCCCGGTCAATCAGGATCCGCCGTTTTACATCGGCAAAACGGACTTTGTAAAACTCATCTAAATTATTAGAAAAAATGCCTAGAAAACGTATCCGTTCAATGAGTGGCACTGACTTATCCGCAGCTTCTTGAAGCACCCGTTCATTAAACGACAACCAGCTTAATTCTTTTTCAATATATAACTTCTCAACACTCATACAATCAGACCTTTCATGTAACTCAGGGCGATCTATTCAGTACCAGGAGAACCCGTCATGGCAACGAATTCACTGTGAAATGACCATCAGTGAGATAATGGCGTTGTATATGGCGTTCACCTCATACAATGCAAATATAACTATCAGTAATAAAAAAGAAAGTTAGGTGTTTTGTGTTACATTTTTATTTCAAAGTATATAAGACATTTGCTTATTCGTGGAGCAGACTAGGGGCTGTTGACCTTTCGTGGTTGAATTTTGTCTCATCTGGACGAGTGGAACACACCGGAAAAAATGCTGATAAATCAAGTAGAGAATCGAGTTCGTGTGCCACTTGTTATTTCAGGTGGTTGGTGCTTGTTGTAATATAAATGTCACGTCATTGACATATGCTTATGGGTCGGAGATATCAAAGCTCGGGATCTCGTGGGTCTGTTGCAGGCTGAGGACGGGTGTTATTCTCTGTTTGTGTCATTGGTATATCGGTCAGATTCATTAGGACAAACATGTCATACCCTCAGTTTTCTCTCAAAGCAGCGGATAAAAAGCGTCTTATTAAAGACCGGCTGATTCGTTTGACCGTTCGTGCTGGTGGCGTCAGTGTGCTTGGGGCGTTGATCTTAATTTTTGTGTATCTGATTTGGGTGGCATTTCCCTTGTTTTCCAGCGCTGAAATTACAATGTCTCCCGCTCATCCTCATGTTGCAGACTCTGAGCAGATTCCAATCCAATTCGCTGTCGATGATTATGGTCAGTATGTCTTTATGCTCGATCATCGTGGAAAAATGACCTTCTGGCCGACTCAAAAAACACAGTCGTCTCCGGTCTGGCAGCAGCAACTCGGGTTTGAACCCAAGCAGAGTGCGGTCGCCGGACATTGGTTTGCAGTATTCGGTGCCGATAAACAACTGGTGATTGGTCGTCCTCAATTCACCCATCGGTTTCGTGGGGGAAAGAAGATTTTCGTCCCGAATTTTGAACAATTACCATTGCCTTCATCTCTCCGTTCTGTGCTTCCGGAGCATGTTCAGCGCTTGACGTTTACGGTGTCTGCTCAGGAAGTGACCATCGCACTGGTTGCCCCAAATGGTACACTGACGGTTTTATCTTTTTCGCGGCATTCGGAGCAAGTAAGCGCTTTTCGCTTTCCTGAGCAGGTTGCCGCGGACGCATTATTATTGTCACCGGATGGTCATACGCTATATATCCGTGAAGGTAGTCATCTTGTCATTGCCCAGCGTCACGGTCATGCATACCCAGTCAGAGAAGTGGTTGACCTAACCCGGGGCGATACACAGCGAACGATTGCTCAAATGGTTTTATTGCCGGGTGGCGACTCATTGTTAGTGCGTGACCAACAGGGGATGGTCACCCAATGGTTTGACGTCATCCGCGATCAAAAAAGACAGTTTATGCCGATCCGCGCATTCAATACCGGTGAGCAGACTCGCCTGATTGTCGCGGATATTTATCATCAGGGATTTTTCTCATTACATCGTGACGGTCAAGTACGCAATTATCAGGCAACAAATCATAAGCTTGTTCTGAGCCAAAAGCTGTTTGATCAAATGCCTGAGAGTGTGGCGTTGTCTGAAAATGAAAAATATCTGGTGGCTTATCATCAGGGGCGTCTGACTCTGGCTCATGTTGATCTCGGATATCCGGAGATCTCATTTTCAGCGCTGTGGCAGAAAATATGGTATGAAAATTATCCGGAGCCGGACTATGTTTGGCAATCCACATCGGC contains these protein-coding regions:
- the ppk1 gene encoding polyphosphate kinase 1; this translates as MSVEKLYIEKELSWLSFNERVLQEAADKSVPLIERIRFLGIFSNNLDEFYKVRFADVKRRILIDREHGGNSSYKHLLSKMQSKALKLNLEFEELYNDLIKEMARRRIFLVNETQLDEFQGRWVKKYFKSEVIQHITPWLLNEEADMLQFLKDEYAYIAVELNTDEHSHYALIEIPTNHLPRFIMVPEQKGKQRKTIMLLDNIIRYCLDDIFRGFFEYDQLNGYAIKMTRDAEYDLSHEVEHSLLEQMSEGLSQRLTAMPVRFVYESTMPKEMLHFLCDKLKISNYDSLLPGGRYHNFRDFISFPNVGRNYLENKPLPPLKCSDFLGFDNSFDAIKAQDILLYYPYHTFEHISELVRQASFDPKVLSIKINIYRVAKDSKLMHSLIHAVMNGKQVTVVVELQARFDEEANIEWSRILTEAGVHVIFGVPGLKIHSKLLLISRKEEEDIIRYAHIGTGNFHEKTARIYTDFSLLTADPEITNEVRSVFDYIENPYRPVKFRHLIVSPRNSRSRLNELLDNEIANAKANKKAAITLKVNNLVDRELTNKLYEASSAGVQIKMVIRGMCSLVPGIEGISDNIQIISIVDRFLEHPRVIITHNDGDPQVYISSADWMTRNIDHRIEVATPIRDKRLKKRIIDLINIHFTDTVKARWIDKEMSNRYVNRGNRKKIRSQIAIYDYLKNVERQTRKQKAIEVKSHESTQ
- a CDS encoding ABC transporter permease subunit produces the protein MSYPQFSLKAADKKRLIKDRLIRLTVRAGGVSVLGALILIFVYLIWVAFPLFSSAEITMSPAHPHVADSEQIPIQFAVDDYGQYVFMLDHRGKMTFWPTQKTQSSPVWQQQLGFEPKQSAVAGHWFAVFGADKQLVIGRPQFTHRFRGGKKIFVPNFEQLPLPSSLRSVLPEHVQRLTFTVSAQEVTIALVAPNGTLTVLSFSRHSEQVSAFRFPEQVAADALLLSPDGHTLYIREGSHLVIAQRHGHAYPVREVVDLTRGDTQRTIAQMVLLPGGDSLLVRDQQGMVTQWFDVIRDQKRQFMPIRAFNTGEQTRLIVADIYHQGFFSLHRDGQVRNYQATNHKLVLSQKLFDQMPESVALSENEKYLVAYHQGRLTLAHVDLGYPEISFSALWQKIWYENYPEPDYVWQSTSASDNFEPKFSLVPIAFGTIKAALYAMIFAVPMAILAAIYTAYFMSAQMRRKVKPTIELMEALPTVIIGFLAGLWLAPILERHLVAAVVMIILLPLSTIGFGLIWHFSPERWRSTVQRGWHAALLVPVLAGVMALMLPVGFNLETWLFDGDIRVFLAQYGIDFNQRNALVVGIAMGFAVIPTIFTIAEDAIFSVPKHLSDGSLALGATPWQTLTHVVLLTASPGIFSAIMMGLGRAVGETMIVLMATGNTPIMDWNIFEGMRTLAATIAVELPEAEVGSSQYRLLFLGALLLFVFTFLVNALAEWIRLRLREKYRAL